One Methanolobus sp. WCC4 DNA segment encodes these proteins:
- the fpoA gene encoding F420H2 dehydrogenase subunit FpoA: MSGIIDISNIANSYIPVAIILIVALVMPPMTMLIIKLLSPRSKASAKYTTYEAGSLPIGTARIQFNVEYYLYAIAFVLFDIEVLFLYPWATIFKGHNIDFIATVEMLVFIFVVLFGYVYLIKKEALKWMK; encoded by the coding sequence ATGTCAGGAATAATCGATATTAGTAACATAGCCAATAGTTACATACCGGTTGCAATAATTCTCATTGTGGCACTAGTGATGCCTCCTATGACAATGCTTATCATTAAATTGTTAAGTCCAAGGAGTAAAGCATCAGCAAAGTACACGACATATGAGGCTGGTTCCTTACCGATAGGAACTGCCAGAATACAGTTCAATGTCGAGTATTACCTCTATGCCATTGCTTTTGTTCTCTTTGATATTGAAGTCCTTTTCCTTTATCCATGGGCTACGATCTTCAAAGGACATAATATTGATTTTATAGCAACCGTTGAAATGTTAGTCTTTATTTTTGTTGTATTGTTTGGCTACGTTTATCTGATCAAGAAGGAGGCTCTTAAATGGATGAAATAG
- a CDS encoding DUF22 domain-containing protein, whose amino-acid sequence MKKEVIQVVSRENGELTSKQVKAAPYEFTMATRAKWEMVISDEDAEIRAGEFKRVNVKEIQLDPDMVALPCTFSHHAVVSLIKVGAKGGAKPVDSERTINSAYVIGQESGRIREGDLLAVLNIFPIMFTREAMTPRSIR is encoded by the coding sequence ATGAAGAAAGAAGTTATCCAGGTCGTCTCCAGGGAAAATGGGGAATTGACATCAAAGCAAGTAAAGGCTGCACCATATGAATTTACCATGGCTACACGGGCTAAATGGGAGATGGTCATATCGGACGAAGATGCAGAGATACGGGCTGGCGAGTTTAAAAGGGTCAATGTAAAAGAGATCCAGCTTGATCCGGACATGGTTGCACTTCCATGTACGTTCTCCCATCATGCGGTCGTCTCACTCATCAAGGTCGGTGCAAAGGGAGGCGCCAAACCTGTAGATAGTGAACGTACCATAAATTCGGCTTATGTGATAGGCCAGGAAAGTGGTCGCATAAGAGAGGGTGATCTGCTTGCGGTACTCAACATCTTCCCAATAATGTTCACCCGTGAAGCAATGACGCCGCGTTCTATCAGATAA
- a CDS encoding Lrp/AsnC family transcriptional regulator — protein MDEIDLAILDHLCKNSRMHSTEIATDLELATSTVHKRIEKMRETGVIKEFTVKVDTAEVGLNVTTFIGVNIEQSKRINILNRLKGIDDVLEIYELLEPYDMLLKVRTFDIHSLKENVLQVIGNMDGIKDSQSILTTKCHKERSCVILQK, from the coding sequence ATGGATGAAATTGACCTTGCTATATTGGATCACCTTTGCAAAAACTCAAGGATGCATAGTACTGAGATCGCAACCGATCTGGAGCTGGCTACATCAACGGTGCATAAGAGAATTGAGAAAATGCGTGAAACAGGTGTGATCAAGGAATTCACGGTCAAGGTGGACACGGCAGAAGTGGGGCTGAATGTCACGACCTTCATTGGTGTCAATATCGAACAGAGTAAGAGGATCAATATACTGAACCGCCTTAAGGGCATAGATGATGTGCTTGAGATATATGAGCTTCTTGAACCCTATGATATGCTTTTGAAGGTAAGGACATTCGATATACATTCATTGAAGGAAAATGTTCTTCAGGTCATTGGTAATATGGATGGTATAAAGGATTCTCAGAGCATCCTGACAACTAAATGTCATAAAGAGAGAAGTTGTGTGATCCTTCAAAAATAA
- a CDS encoding 4Fe-4S binding protein: MKVNENCVGCGQCTAFCNVGAIEVKGKATITSACVDCGSCVAYCPVKAIEA, encoded by the coding sequence ATGAAAGTGAACGAGAACTGTGTAGGATGCGGTCAATGCACTGCTTTTTGTAATGTTGGTGCAATCGAAGTAAAAGGTAAAGCAACGATCACCTCCGCATGTGTGGATTGCGGATCATGTGTCGCGTACTGTCCGGTCAAAGCAATAGAGGCATAG
- a CDS encoding NAD(P)/FAD-dependent oxidoreductase, producing the protein MKAIIIGSGLGGLLSAAKLSKEGYDVEVFERLPIIGGRFTNFDYDGFQLSTGALHMLPHGPTGPLAQLLSDVGVNVEIVRKKPTAVIRIPRKRGDTDYKYGHKDLLFEDFKVPFSLWNRIKLIYYVISTRKNPPSGKSFEQWCREHIDQDWTYRISDAFFGWALSLKGADVPVEEGFAIIEKLYHFGGPGVPMGGCKAITDALADIIRADGGKIHTSSEVSELRVEDGKVTGVVVNGEVHNADLVLSDIGHPATAKLMGEVEGINGLDNYGKKASELKPSAGIKICLSSDKPLIGHGGVLLTPYAKRVNGINEVTNVDPSLAPKGKHLTMAHQCVHWDDIDDLDREIELGLEDLRDIFAGKEYEVLLIQSYSNDWPVNRSPSGADLKNRTPIPNLYVVGDGAKGKGGIEVEGIALGVKNSMQDILA; encoded by the coding sequence ATGAAAGCAATAATTATCGGGTCCGGGCTGGGAGGTTTGCTCAGTGCAGCAAAGTTATCAAAGGAAGGCTATGATGTCGAGGTCTTTGAGCGTCTCCCCATAATAGGAGGAAGGTTCACGAATTTCGACTATGATGGTTTTCAGCTCAGTACAGGGGCATTACACATGCTTCCACATGGACCTACCGGACCACTGGCACAGCTTCTTAGTGATGTTGGGGTCAATGTGGAGATCGTCCGCAAGAAACCAACTGCAGTCATAAGGATCCCAAGGAAAAGAGGAGATACCGATTATAAATACGGACATAAGGACCTTCTTTTCGAGGACTTTAAAGTTCCTTTCTCATTGTGGAACCGCATCAAGCTGATATATTACGTAATAAGTACCCGGAAGAACCCACCATCAGGAAAGTCCTTCGAGCAGTGGTGCAGAGAACACATTGACCAGGACTGGACATACCGCATATCGGATGCATTCTTTGGATGGGCACTGAGCCTCAAAGGCGCGGATGTACCGGTGGAAGAAGGCTTTGCGATCATTGAGAAACTCTATCATTTTGGCGGACCCGGCGTTCCAATGGGAGGATGCAAGGCGATCACAGATGCACTTGCAGACATCATCAGAGCAGATGGAGGAAAGATCCACACCTCTTCAGAGGTCAGTGAACTCAGGGTCGAAGATGGAAAGGTCACAGGCGTCGTTGTTAATGGAGAAGTACACAATGCAGATCTTGTCCTCAGTGATATCGGTCACCCTGCTACAGCAAAGCTCATGGGTGAAGTGGAAGGCATCAATGGACTTGACAACTATGGAAAGAAGGCTTCTGAACTGAAACCATCTGCCGGGATAAAGATATGCCTCTCATCTGACAAGCCACTTATAGGACACGGAGGAGTACTGCTCACGCCTTATGCAAAGAGAGTGAACGGGATAAATGAGGTCACGAATGTCGACCCGAGCCTTGCACCAAAAGGAAAACACCTCACAATGGCCCATCAATGTGTACACTGGGATGACATAGATGACCTTGACAGAGAGATAGAGCTCGGACTTGAGGATCTCAGGGACATATTTGCAGGAAAGGAATACGAAGTACTTCTGATACAATCATATTCCAACGACTGGCCTGTTAACAGGTCACCATCAGGAGCGGATCTTAAGAACAGGACACCGATCCCAAACCTATATGTAGTAGGAGATGGAGCGAAAGGAAAGGGTGGCATAGAAGTGGAAGGTATTGCACTTGGAGTAAAGAACTCCATGCAGGATATTCTGGCATGA
- the cofG gene encoding 7,8-didemethyl-8-hydroxy-5-deazariboflavin synthase subunit CofG: MNEFVTFCRNVFIPVTNICRNKCDYCTFRREPQDTEAKLMKIEEITPILEQGKKAGCTEVLFTFGEYAEEVPEYREWLNELGYSSTIDYICELCRLAIDMGLLPHTNAGVMNYTEMEKLKPLNASMGLMLETTADVKAHQGSPGKEPSQRIKTIRYAGDLNIPFTTGLLIGIGETLDDRINSLLSIAEIHEEYGHIQEVIIQNFTPKPDTPMADVPAPTEEEMMQTILIAREILPDDVAIQVAPNLIDPYILIQCGASDLGGISPTTKDWINPETEWPSVSELKGMVREFTLRERLPIYPQYIKKGWYSDELKDLIESLADNDGYRKV; this comes from the coding sequence ATGAATGAATTTGTCACATTCTGTAGAAATGTTTTCATACCGGTAACGAACATCTGCCGCAACAAATGCGACTACTGTACGTTCCGTCGCGAGCCTCAGGATACAGAGGCAAAGCTCATGAAGATAGAAGAGATCACCCCCATACTTGAGCAGGGGAAAAAAGCAGGATGTACAGAAGTTCTTTTTACTTTTGGGGAATATGCAGAAGAAGTACCCGAATACAGGGAATGGCTCAATGAACTTGGTTATTCCAGTACAATCGATTACATCTGTGAGCTTTGCAGGCTCGCCATAGACATGGGCCTGTTACCACATACCAATGCAGGTGTCATGAACTACACAGAGATGGAAAAGCTCAAGCCATTGAATGCCAGTATGGGACTGATGCTCGAGACCACTGCAGATGTCAAGGCGCATCAGGGATCACCCGGAAAGGAACCTTCACAGAGGATCAAGACGATACGCTATGCAGGGGATCTGAACATTCCTTTTACAACCGGTCTGCTCATCGGCATTGGAGAAACACTTGACGACAGGATAAATTCCCTGCTCTCGATAGCGGAGATACATGAGGAGTACGGCCACATACAGGAAGTGATAATACAGAACTTCACTCCAAAACCGGACACTCCAATGGCTGATGTACCTGCACCAACTGAAGAAGAGATGATGCAGACGATACTGATCGCAAGGGAGATACTTCCTGACGATGTTGCCATTCAGGTTGCACCAAATCTTATCGACCCTTACATCCTGATACAGTGTGGTGCCAGTGACCTTGGAGGGATATCACCCACTACAAAGGACTGGATCAACCCTGAGACCGAATGGCCAAGTGTGTCTGAGTTGAAAGGAATGGTGCGTGAGTTCACCCTCAGGGAAAGACTTCCAATCTATCCTCAATACATAAAGAAGGGTTGGTACAGCGATGAACTGAAAGACCTCATAGAGAGTCTTGCAGATAATGATGGATATCGGAAAGTTTGA